From Hymenobacter sedentarius, a single genomic window includes:
- a CDS encoding NAD(P)/FAD-dependent oxidoreductase — translation MHLVIIGNGITGVTCALAVRRLRPEAQITIISSESAHHYSRTALMYVYMGHLRSQDIKPYEDWFWAENSLTLVHASATALHTAENQITLDNGSTLRYDQLLLATGSESKLADWPGQHLAGVQGFYNLPDLAAMTRDTHGIGRGVVVGGGLIGAELAEMLHSRGIAATVLVRAPHFWGSVLPPEEAQLVDRQFQENHVAVQYSTELREILGDDQGRVRAVVTTAGEEIACQWVGLAIGVTSNLSLAKTSTLETDRGILVDEYLRTSVPNVYAAGDCAQFRQPGAGEVSIEQLWYTGRMQGETVAQNLCGQPTPYRRGVWYNSAKFFNLEYQTYGQAPAGSEAGLDSFYWERPSGRVALRIYFRAEAPHAVVGFNALGLRLRHDVCEQWIQQRAPLETVMAHLGAANFDPEFFPQHQKAIVAAFNQRFPQLPVTLKQKKGLFARF, via the coding sequence ATGCACCTGGTTATCATCGGCAACGGCATTACCGGCGTCACGTGTGCGTTGGCCGTGCGCCGGCTGCGGCCCGAAGCGCAAATAACCATCATCTCGTCGGAGAGTGCGCACCACTACTCCCGCACGGCCCTGATGTACGTGTACATGGGGCATCTGCGCTCGCAGGACATCAAACCCTACGAAGACTGGTTTTGGGCTGAAAACAGCCTGACCCTGGTGCACGCCTCCGCCACAGCCCTGCACACCGCCGAAAACCAGATAACCCTCGACAATGGCAGCACCCTGCGCTACGACCAGCTGCTGCTGGCCACGGGCTCCGAAAGCAAGCTAGCCGACTGGCCCGGCCAGCACCTGGCCGGAGTGCAGGGCTTCTACAATTTGCCCGACCTCGCCGCTATGACCCGCGATACCCACGGCATCGGCCGCGGCGTGGTGGTAGGCGGCGGGCTCATTGGCGCGGAGCTGGCCGAAATGCTGCATTCCCGGGGCATTGCGGCCACGGTGCTGGTGCGCGCCCCCCACTTCTGGGGCTCGGTGCTGCCGCCCGAAGAAGCCCAACTGGTAGACCGGCAGTTTCAGGAAAACCACGTGGCGGTACAATACAGCACTGAGTTGCGCGAGATTCTGGGCGATGACCAGGGGCGAGTGCGAGCCGTAGTGACCACCGCCGGCGAAGAAATCGCCTGCCAATGGGTTGGGCTGGCCATTGGCGTGACGTCCAACCTCTCCCTGGCCAAAACCTCTACCCTGGAAACCGACCGCGGCATTCTCGTCGACGAGTACCTGCGCACCAGCGTGCCCAACGTGTACGCGGCCGGCGACTGTGCCCAATTTCGCCAACCCGGCGCGGGCGAGGTCTCCATCGAGCAGCTCTGGTACACCGGCCGCATGCAGGGCGAAACCGTGGCCCAGAACCTTTGCGGGCAGCCCACCCCCTACCGGCGCGGCGTGTGGTACAATTCGGCCAAGTTCTTCAACCTTGAATACCAGACCTATGGCCAAGCCCCGGCCGGCTCGGAGGCGGGGCTCGACAGCTTTTACTGGGAACGTCCCTCGGGCCGGGTGGCGTTACGCATCTACTTCCGGGCCGAGGCGCCGCACGCGGTGGTCGGGTTCAACGCCCTGGGCCTGCGCCTGCGCCACGACGTATGCGAGCAGTGGATTCAGCAACGGGCGCCTTTAGAAACGGTGATGGCCCACCTGGGCGCGGCTAATTTTGACCCGGAGTTTTTTCCGCAGCACCAAAAGGCCATTGTTGCGGCTTTCAACCAGCGGTTTCCGCAGCTGCCTGTCACGCTGAAGCAGAAAAAAGGCCTGTTCGCCCGCTTTTAG
- a CDS encoding DUF547 domain-containing protein, with product MLDRSRRLAARFATALCLLAAHVAAAEATPPTLPAAATVFLAKFVDTEGNVNYAAIKRNPLELQGLLKRVAAFDAATAPLNDRKAFYLNAYNLSVIGQVVANYPLESVQKVPGFFDKNLVSVAGEQLTLNDLETKKLRQPYADPRVHFALVCGAKGCPRLRRAAYEGNSLDAQLTIQAQQVLQDPAFIRVDDKARKVHLSQIFKWYEADFKASGKTRVAYINQFREGKKIPATYAVDYYPYDWSLNSQN from the coding sequence ATGCTAGACCGCTCCCGGCGCCTCGCCGCCCGCTTTGCCACGGCTCTTTGCCTGCTTGCTGCGCATGTGGCAGCCGCCGAAGCCACGCCGCCCACGCTGCCAGCTGCCGCCACGGTCTTCCTCGCCAAGTTTGTGGATACCGAGGGCAACGTGAACTACGCCGCCATCAAGCGCAACCCGCTGGAGCTGCAGGGCTTGCTGAAGCGCGTGGCGGCGTTCGATGCGGCCACGGCCCCGCTCAACGACCGCAAGGCCTTCTACCTGAACGCCTACAACCTGTCGGTGATTGGGCAGGTCGTGGCAAATTACCCCCTCGAATCGGTGCAAAAAGTGCCGGGCTTCTTCGATAAAAACCTGGTAAGTGTGGCCGGCGAACAGCTCACCCTCAACGACCTGGAGACCAAAAAGCTGCGCCAGCCCTACGCCGACCCGCGCGTGCATTTTGCCCTGGTGTGCGGCGCCAAAGGCTGCCCCCGCCTGCGGCGCGCCGCCTACGAAGGCAACTCGCTCGATGCGCAGCTCACCATTCAGGCCCAGCAGGTGCTGCAGGATCCGGCCTTTATCCGCGTCGATGACAAGGCGCGCAAGGTGCACCTCTCCCAGATTTTTAAGTGGTACGAAGCCGACTTTAAGGCCAGCGGCAAAACCAGGGTGGCGTACATCAACCAGTTTCGGGAAGGCAAAAAGATTCCGGCCACTTACGCCGTCGACTATTACCCTTACGACTGGTCCCTGAACAGCCAGAACTGA
- a CDS encoding carboxypeptidase-like regulatory domain-containing protein — translation MNPEDLPKLEEEQYDPNLDAQDEEVMSGGNNRLMYVLVAVILALVVGYIALPKGGKGGGTGLAAATPSFMLEDAAVTATARTSSDSIAAGLKATPAAKVEEADEEVAKPAAKTAAPKPAVATAPAAAPAAVAAAPEPAPVAEAAPAPVATPEPAAPANVTMSGRIVDENGRPLVGATVLLKGSSKGTSTDANGNYSMEVPGGDDHSLIFGYGGYDDEVVRTSGSKSMNVTLTPRAKAGKKRR, via the coding sequence ATGAATCCAGAAGATCTACCCAAGCTTGAAGAGGAGCAATACGACCCCAACCTGGACGCCCAGGACGAGGAGGTAATGTCCGGCGGCAACAACCGCCTCATGTACGTGCTGGTGGCTGTTATTCTAGCGCTGGTGGTGGGCTATATCGCGTTGCCCAAGGGCGGCAAGGGCGGCGGCACGGGCCTGGCCGCCGCCACGCCTTCGTTTATGCTCGAGGACGCGGCCGTAACCGCCACCGCCCGCACCTCATCGGATAGCATTGCCGCCGGCCTCAAAGCCACGCCGGCTGCTAAAGTGGAGGAAGCCGACGAGGAAGTAGCCAAGCCCGCCGCCAAAACGGCTGCTCCCAAGCCCGCCGTGGCCACGGCCCCCGCGGCCGCTCCGGCAGCAGTAGCCGCGGCCCCGGAGCCCGCCCCAGTAGCGGAGGCCGCGCCCGCTCCGGTGGCTACGCCCGAGCCCGCTGCCCCCGCCAACGTTACGATGTCGGGTCGCATTGTTGACGAAAACGGCCGGCCGCTCGTTGGCGCCACCGTGTTGCTGAAGGGCAGCAGCAAAGGCACCAGCACCGACGCCAATGGCAACTACTCCATGGAAGTGCCCGGCGGCGACGACCACAGCCTGATTTTTGGCTACGGCGGCTACGACGACGAAGTGGTGCGTACCAGCGGCTCCAAGTCCATGAACGTGACCCTCACGCCCCGCGCCAAAGCCGGTAAAAAGCGCCGCTAG
- a CDS encoding APC family permease has protein sequence MTEPQLVTEPQTAQPHFKRAINLFDAIMLVTGSMIGSGIFIVSADIARQVGSAGWLLVVWLLTGFITMAGAISYGELASMFPKVGGQYVYLREAFGRLTAFLYGWTLFLVIQTGVIAAVAVAFAKFTGVLVPYFSVKNVLFQAGSFEFSSVQLLAIILIIAITALNAQGVRTGKLIQNVLGSTKLIALGLLILFGVALGMNHEAIQANFADFWSASRSPAPGVSALTVPISGSALVIAIGMAMTGSLFSSDSWNNIGFAGEEIQNPERTLVRSMAIGTAIVTALYILINVVYLLVLPLHGSPEATTLAGRGIQYAADDRVATAVAESVLGKAGAYIMAVLIMLSTFGANNGIILSGSRAYFAMAKDGLFFPGLARLNGAGVPGRALWAQCLWACLLCLSGSYGQLLNYVMFAVILFYVVTIIGIFVLRRTRPDAPRPYRAWGYPVVPGLYILLASAFCIILLIAPDTAEFSRRGLGLVALGLPVYFLFGRGFGKRSEA, from the coding sequence ATGACCGAACCTCAACTCGTGACCGAACCGCAAACCGCACAACCGCACTTTAAGCGGGCCATTAACCTCTTCGATGCCATCATGCTCGTCACGGGCAGCATGATAGGCTCAGGCATCTTCATCGTCTCGGCCGACATTGCCCGGCAGGTGGGCAGCGCTGGCTGGCTGCTGGTGGTGTGGCTGCTCACTGGCTTCATCACCATGGCCGGGGCCATCAGCTACGGCGAGCTGGCCAGCATGTTCCCCAAAGTAGGTGGTCAGTACGTGTACCTGCGCGAGGCCTTTGGCCGCCTCACCGCCTTCCTCTACGGCTGGACGCTTTTCCTCGTCATCCAGACCGGCGTAATTGCCGCCGTGGCCGTGGCCTTTGCCAAATTCACCGGCGTGCTGGTGCCGTATTTCAGCGTAAAAAATGTGCTGTTTCAGGCCGGCAGCTTTGAGTTCAGCAGCGTGCAGCTGCTGGCCATTATCCTTATCATCGCCATCACGGCGCTCAACGCGCAGGGTGTGCGCACCGGCAAGCTTATTCAGAACGTACTGGGCAGTACCAAGCTCATTGCGCTAGGCCTGCTTATCTTGTTCGGCGTGGCCCTGGGCATGAACCACGAAGCCATTCAGGCCAACTTTGCTGACTTCTGGTCGGCCAGCCGGTCCCCCGCCCCGGGCGTGAGCGCACTTACTGTGCCCATCAGCGGCAGTGCCTTGGTCATCGCCATCGGCATGGCCATGACGGGCTCCCTGTTCTCGTCCGACTCCTGGAACAACATCGGCTTTGCCGGCGAGGAAATCCAAAACCCCGAGCGCACCCTGGTGCGCAGCATGGCCATCGGCACGGCCATCGTCACGGCTCTCTACATTCTCATCAACGTGGTGTACCTGCTGGTGCTGCCGCTGCACGGCTCGCCCGAAGCCACCACCCTGGCCGGCCGCGGCATCCAGTACGCCGCCGACGACCGGGTAGCCACCGCCGTAGCCGAATCGGTACTCGGCAAGGCCGGCGCCTACATCATGGCCGTACTCATCATGCTCAGCACCTTCGGGGCGAACAACGGCATCATCTTGAGCGGCTCGCGAGCGTATTTTGCCATGGCGAAAGATGGCCTGTTCTTCCCCGGCCTGGCCCGCCTGAACGGCGCCGGCGTACCCGGCCGCGCCCTCTGGGCCCAGTGCCTGTGGGCCTGCCTGCTCTGCCTCAGCGGCTCTTATGGCCAGCTGCTCAACTATGTGATGTTCGCCGTGATTTTGTTTTACGTGGTCACCATCATCGGCATTTTCGTGCTGCGCCGTACCCGCCCCGACGCGCCTCGGCCCTACCGCGCCTGGGGCTACCCGGTGGTGCCGGGCCTATACATCTTGCTGGCCAGCGCCTTCTGCATCATCCTGCTCATTGCGCCCGACACCGCCGAATTCTCCCGCCGCGGCCTGGGCCTGGTAGCGCTGGGCCTGCCGGTGTACTTCCTGTTCGGCCGGGGGTTTGGCAAACGCTCGGAAGCCTAG
- a CDS encoding AAA family ATPase → MNTSESTGLVVGKFWPLHKGHQLLLEAAATQVSELVVLVYANPDSATLPAAVRAGWIRELYRGDEVSEGPRIGSTPLRISALSADADGVPPDAADDATHREFVRRWLAQRGIHIDVVFSSEDYGPGFAKHLGAAHVAVDPARPQVPVSGTLVRSYPTEYAQFLHPLVAAQFGVVPPAAVPRVVLLGAESSGKSTLCAALAEALDTVWVPEYGRTLHEQKSGNLDYEDLLYIARRHVELENEAGAQAQGVIFCDTNAATTALYSYYYFHRCDPMLQAMAAVCGQRYAHTFVCAPTVPFEQDGWRGPEALRSFQHGMILMQLDYFGIPYTLVEGTVAERVAQVLGHLTISI, encoded by the coding sequence ATGAATACATCTGAATCAACGGGCTTGGTAGTTGGCAAATTCTGGCCGCTGCACAAAGGCCATCAACTCCTGCTCGAAGCTGCTGCAACTCAAGTGTCCGAGCTGGTGGTGCTGGTGTATGCCAATCCTGATTCGGCCACGTTGCCCGCCGCTGTTCGCGCCGGCTGGATTCGGGAGCTGTACCGCGGCGATGAGGTATCCGAAGGACCAAGAATTGGCAGCACGCCCCTGCGCATTTCCGCCCTTTCGGCCGACGCCGACGGTGTGCCGCCTGATGCAGCCGATGACGCCACGCATCGCGAATTTGTGCGCCGCTGGCTAGCCCAACGTGGTATTCATATCGACGTTGTTTTCAGCAGCGAAGACTACGGGCCTGGGTTTGCCAAGCATCTAGGCGCCGCGCATGTCGCCGTTGACCCTGCCCGCCCGCAGGTGCCGGTATCCGGAACCTTGGTGCGCAGCTATCCGACGGAATATGCACAGTTTTTACACCCGTTGGTGGCAGCTCAATTTGGGGTGGTGCCGCCGGCCGCCGTGCCCCGCGTGGTGCTGCTCGGGGCCGAAAGCAGCGGCAAATCAACCTTGTGCGCCGCCCTGGCCGAAGCGTTGGACACGGTGTGGGTACCGGAATACGGGCGCACCCTGCACGAGCAAAAAAGCGGCAACCTCGATTACGAAGACCTGCTCTACATCGCCCGCCGCCACGTGGAACTGGAAAACGAAGCCGGAGCTCAAGCCCAGGGAGTGATTTTTTGCGATACCAACGCGGCCACTACGGCCCTGTATTCCTACTACTATTTCCACCGCTGCGACCCCATGCTGCAGGCCATGGCCGCCGTGTGCGGGCAGCGCTACGCCCACACGTTCGTGTGCGCCCCCACCGTGCCCTTTGAGCAGGACGGCTGGCGCGGGCCCGAGGCGCTGCGCAGCTTCCAGCACGGCATGATTCTCATGCAGCTGGACTACTTCGGCATCCCCTACACCCTAGTTGAAGGCACCGTGGCCGAGCGAGTGGCCCAAGTTTTGGGTCATTTAACAATTAGCATTTAA
- the corA gene encoding magnesium/cobalt transporter CorA, producing the protein MNPLNSLASAAPNRSPALAETAGPVGYTVTDREATRQAREQQVGQRPGTLNVREEAMKPRLFLMAYDENTFIEEEYTDRYDELLVWLRDHPELKHWIDVRGYGDLALMEQLMHDFGLHPLQMEDVLNDYQRAKVEVFDDHRLFMVSRMTDFTRNLEIDDDQLSLFTGPNYVLSFQDDYDDCLDSLRTRIRSNFSTLRRRPMLYLAYALTDVVLDHYYPTMAAIGDYIEELEEAIFADKRPRRLLNRILRIKKDVVRFRRLVYPERDKIAEILRLPDEVMPEELKIFYRDAYDHAIQALDLAESYRDNISSLTDLYLSDQGNRMNEVMKVLTIISTIFIPLSFVVGLYGMNFQHDDGHGHVLPLNMPELYKPWGYPMVLGLMFIVVMIQLVYFYRKGWLTNR; encoded by the coding sequence ATGAACCCGCTCAATTCCCTTGCTTCGGCCGCGCCCAACCGCTCGCCAGCCCTGGCCGAAACCGCCGGTCCGGTGGGCTACACCGTTACCGACCGCGAGGCCACCCGGCAGGCCCGCGAGCAGCAGGTGGGCCAGCGCCCGGGCACCCTCAACGTGCGCGAAGAGGCCATGAAGCCGCGCCTGTTTTTGATGGCCTACGACGAAAACACGTTCATAGAAGAAGAATACACCGACCGCTACGACGAGCTGCTGGTCTGGCTGCGCGACCACCCCGAGCTCAAGCACTGGATTGACGTGCGCGGCTACGGCGACCTGGCCCTGATGGAGCAGCTGATGCACGATTTCGGCCTGCACCCCCTGCAAATGGAAGACGTGCTCAACGATTACCAGCGCGCCAAGGTGGAGGTGTTCGACGACCACCGCCTGTTTATGGTGTCGCGCATGACCGACTTCACCCGCAACCTCGAAATCGACGACGACCAGCTCTCGCTCTTCACCGGCCCCAATTACGTGCTGTCGTTTCAGGACGACTACGACGACTGCCTCGACTCGTTGCGCACGCGCATCCGGTCCAATTTCAGCACCCTGCGCCGCCGGCCCATGCTCTACCTGGCCTACGCCCTCACCGATGTGGTACTCGACCACTACTACCCCACCATGGCCGCCATCGGCGACTACATTGAGGAGCTCGAAGAAGCCATTTTTGCAGACAAGCGCCCGCGCCGGTTGCTCAACCGCATCCTGCGCATCAAAAAGGACGTGGTGCGTTTTCGCCGCCTAGTGTACCCGGAGCGCGACAAAATCGCCGAAATCCTGCGCCTGCCCGATGAAGTGATGCCTGAGGAGCTGAAAATCTTCTACCGCGATGCCTACGACCACGCCATTCAGGCCCTCGACCTGGCCGAGAGCTACCGCGACAACATCTCCTCGCTCACCGACCTCTACCTCTCCGACCAGGGTAACCGCATGAACGAGGTAATGAAGGTACTCACCATCATCAGCACTATTTTCATCCCCCTGAGCTTCGTGGTGGGCCTCTACGGCATGAACTTCCAGCACGACGACGGCCACGGCCACGTGCTGCCCCTCAACATGCCCGAGCTCTACAAGCCCTGGGGCTACCCCATGGTGCTGGGCCTCATGTTCATCGTGGTCATGATTCAGCTCGTGTATTTCTACCGCAAAGGCTGGCTGACAAATAGATAA
- a CDS encoding glycosyltransferase family A protein: MPNSSFLNPHSLLSKAPVTIVALCHNHAPFLREALDSILSQTYPNLEVWLVDDASTDESPAILREYAARQPNWHLYLLTENVGNCRAFNLAFRQSHGEFVIDFATDDVLLPERVAQQVAAFRAAAPTVGVVYSNAELIAENRTLLGLHHQPDGHGGLKPRPASGWVFAEVLRHYFISTPTMMMRRACLAQLGGYDETLAYEDFDFWVRASREWQFHYLDEVTTRKRKHPRSMSSLAYQRHDPYLASTIQVCGKALALVRTADERAALAIRLRWELRQAARRHRHTEVKELFALLRQTTSPTAMDWALATWSRMF, translated from the coding sequence ATGCCCAATTCCTCATTCCTCAATCCTCATTCTTTATTAAGCAAAGCGCCCGTTACTATCGTGGCGCTGTGCCACAACCATGCGCCGTTTTTGCGTGAGGCGCTGGATTCCATTCTCAGCCAAACCTATCCGAACCTAGAAGTGTGGCTCGTGGACGATGCCAGCACTGACGAAAGCCCTGCCATACTGCGCGAGTACGCTGCCCGGCAACCAAACTGGCACCTGTATTTGCTCACCGAAAACGTAGGAAACTGCCGCGCCTTCAACCTGGCTTTCCGGCAAAGCCACGGCGAGTTTGTGATTGATTTCGCCACCGACGATGTGCTGCTGCCGGAGCGGGTAGCCCAACAAGTAGCAGCGTTTCGGGCCGCCGCGCCCACAGTGGGAGTGGTGTATTCCAATGCCGAGCTGATAGCCGAAAACCGCACTCTGCTGGGCCTGCACCACCAGCCCGATGGCCACGGTGGCCTGAAGCCCCGCCCGGCCAGCGGCTGGGTATTTGCCGAAGTATTGCGGCACTACTTTATCAGCACGCCCACCATGATGATGCGCCGCGCCTGCCTGGCCCAACTAGGCGGCTACGACGAGACGCTGGCCTATGAAGACTTTGACTTTTGGGTGCGCGCCAGCCGCGAGTGGCAGTTTCATTACCTCGACGAGGTGACGACCCGCAAGCGCAAACACCCCCGCAGCATGAGCAGCCTCGCCTACCAGCGCCACGACCCCTACCTGGCTTCCACCATCCAGGTATGCGGCAAAGCCCTGGCATTGGTGCGCACCGCCGACGAACGCGCCGCCTTAGCTATCCGCCTGCGTTGGGAACTGCGCCAGGCCGCCCGGCGCCACCGCCACACCGAAGTAAAGGAGCTGTTCGCGCTGCTGCGCCAAACCACTAGCCCAACCGCCATGGATTGGGCCCTGGCTACGTGGAGCCGGATGTTTTAA
- a CDS encoding acyl-ACP desaturase encodes MLTSTMTSRSEVLQNLEGYLKSNMGTFLKSVEDSWQPADFLPDSRQESFFDQVKELREKASNLSYDLLAVLIGDTITEEALPNYEAWFHELDDLNRDRDNGWAQWIRGWTAEENRHGDLLNRYLYLSGRVNMREFEVSTQYLINDGFDLGTAHDPYRAFVYTSYQEQATNISHRRVGQLARTAGDDQLSKICGMIAGDENRHARVYKTFVEKIFEVDPSEMMLAFEDMMRKKIVMPAHYMREMGIEMGKTFGHFTDAAQRLGVYTSSDYTDILDSLIHDWKIEHIGGLTGPAEKARDYIMALPNRLRRVADRMPVPKLEYKFKWIS; translated from the coding sequence ATGCTAACGTCCACGATGACTTCCCGCAGCGAAGTGCTGCAGAACCTCGAAGGCTATTTGAAGTCCAACATGGGCACCTTCCTCAAAAGCGTGGAAGACAGCTGGCAGCCCGCCGATTTTCTACCTGATTCGCGGCAGGAGTCCTTCTTCGACCAGGTAAAAGAGCTGCGTGAAAAAGCCAGCAACCTCAGCTACGACTTGCTGGCCGTGCTCATCGGCGACACCATCACGGAAGAAGCCCTGCCCAACTACGAGGCCTGGTTTCACGAGCTCGACGACCTGAACCGCGACCGCGACAACGGCTGGGCCCAGTGGATTCGGGGCTGGACGGCCGAAGAAAACCGCCACGGCGACCTGCTCAACCGCTACCTGTATCTGAGCGGCCGCGTGAACATGCGCGAGTTTGAAGTCTCGACCCAGTACCTCATCAACGATGGTTTCGACCTGGGCACGGCCCACGACCCGTACCGCGCCTTTGTGTACACCAGCTACCAGGAGCAGGCCACCAACATCTCACACCGCCGCGTGGGCCAGCTGGCCCGTACCGCCGGCGACGACCAACTGTCCAAAATCTGCGGCATGATTGCGGGCGACGAAAACCGCCACGCCCGCGTCTACAAGACTTTTGTGGAGAAGATTTTCGAAGTTGACCCCAGCGAAATGATGCTGGCCTTCGAGGACATGATGCGTAAAAAAATCGTGATGCCGGCCCACTACATGCGCGAAATGGGCATTGAAATGGGCAAAACCTTCGGCCACTTCACCGACGCCGCCCAGCGCCTCGGCGTGTACACCAGCTCCGACTACACCGACATCCTCGACTCGCTCATCCACGACTGGAAAATCGAGCACATCGGCGGCCTCACCGGCCCGGCCGAAAAAGCCCGCGACTACATCATGGCCCTGCCCAACCGCCTGCGCCGCGTAGCCGACCGCATGCCCGTGCCCAAGCTGGAATACAAGTTCAAGTGGATTTCTTAA
- a CDS encoding bifunctional transcriptional activator/DNA repair enzyme AdaA, with protein MTDYERIAAALAFTRANFQQQPTLEQLAEQAHWSPFHFQRKFQEWAGVSPKKFLQYLSLDHAKRMLQQQVSVAEAAYETGLSGTGRLHDLFVTLEAMTPGEYRQGGASLAIVYSFGECQFGPYLVASTAKGICKLVFVEDVTKALSDLRQEWPNATLVAAEEPAHTQVARFFARTFQPTDRLHLHLKGTPFQLKIWESLLRIPEGELRTYAQLATAAENGAAVRATGTAIGANPVGYLIPCHRVIRQTGELGQYRWGTTRKAALIGWEAARQVI; from the coding sequence ATGACGGACTACGAACGCATTGCCGCCGCGCTCGCCTTCACGCGCGCCAATTTTCAGCAGCAGCCCACCCTGGAGCAGCTGGCCGAACAGGCGCACTGGAGCCCGTTTCATTTCCAGCGCAAGTTTCAGGAGTGGGCCGGCGTGTCGCCCAAGAAGTTTCTGCAATACCTGAGCCTAGACCACGCCAAGCGCATGCTGCAGCAGCAGGTTTCGGTGGCCGAAGCGGCGTATGAAACGGGCCTATCGGGCACCGGGCGCCTGCACGATTTATTCGTGACCCTGGAAGCCATGACGCCCGGCGAATACCGCCAGGGCGGCGCCTCGCTGGCCATAGTGTACAGTTTTGGGGAGTGCCAGTTCGGCCCCTACCTCGTGGCCTCTACGGCCAAAGGCATCTGCAAGCTGGTATTTGTGGAAGACGTTACAAAGGCCCTCTCCGACTTGCGGCAGGAATGGCCCAACGCCACGCTAGTTGCCGCCGAAGAGCCGGCCCACACGCAGGTAGCGCGGTTTTTTGCCCGCACGTTTCAGCCCACCGACCGCCTGCATCTGCACCTGAAAGGCACGCCGTTTCAGCTCAAGATTTGGGAATCACTGCTGCGTATTCCTGAAGGTGAGCTGCGCACCTACGCCCAACTGGCCACCGCGGCCGAGAACGGAGCGGCGGTGCGCGCCACGGGCACGGCCATCGGGGCCAACCCGGTGGGCTACCTCATCCCCTGCCACCGCGTGATTCGGCAAACCGGTGAGTTGGGCCAATACCGCTGGGGCACCACGCGCAAAGCCGCGCTGATTGGCTGGGAAGCCGCACGACAGGTCATATAA
- a CDS encoding DUF427 domain-containing protein — MKAIWNNTVVAESDDTVVVENNHYFPADSLKSEFFEASIAQTSCPWKGRASYYSLRVAGEHNKDAAWYYPEPKEAAQHIKGRVAFWKGVKIEQ, encoded by the coding sequence ATGAAAGCTATTTGGAATAATACCGTCGTGGCCGAAAGCGACGACACCGTGGTGGTTGAAAACAACCACTACTTTCCCGCCGACTCCCTTAAATCGGAGTTCTTCGAAGCCAGCATTGCCCAAACCAGCTGCCCCTGGAAAGGGCGCGCTAGCTACTACTCTCTGCGTGTGGCCGGCGAGCACAACAAGGACGCCGCCTGGTACTACCCGGAGCCCAAGGAGGCGGCCCAGCACATCAAAGGCCGGGTAGCTTTTTGGAAGGGCGTGAAAATCGAGCAATAA
- a CDS encoding vWA domain-containing protein, protein MVGFRFRDFVPEDQPEKGFESLFKLFMQLVTITSGDVGEALQWLNELDKQYGLTDDQYGMGNFIDDLKKKGYIDENEQERGAFKITPKTEQGIRKSALEEIFGKLKKSSTGNHRTPHTGQGDEQSTDLREFRFGDSLEQIQMSESIRNAQLNHGMDGDDFMLTEGDLEVRENEHKSQTSTVLMIDISHSMILYGEDRITPAKKVAMALAELVKQKYPKDFLDVIVFGNDAWQIEVKDLPYLQVGPYHTNTVAGLELAMDLLRKRKTPNKQIFMITDGKPTCLKEGNGYYKNSFGLDRKVVNKTLNIAAAARRVKIPITTFMITSDPYLQKFVEEFTEVNQGKAYYSGLQGLGHLVFEDYKKNRRKTL, encoded by the coding sequence ATGGTAGGCTTCCGATTCCGCGATTTTGTGCCCGAAGACCAGCCCGAAAAAGGGTTTGAGTCCTTGTTTAAGCTATTCATGCAGCTTGTCACCATCACCTCCGGCGATGTGGGCGAAGCGCTGCAGTGGCTCAACGAATTAGACAAACAGTACGGCCTCACCGACGACCAGTACGGCATGGGCAATTTCATCGATGACCTCAAAAAGAAAGGTTACATCGATGAGAACGAGCAGGAGCGGGGCGCCTTCAAAATCACGCCCAAGACCGAGCAAGGCATCCGCAAGTCGGCGCTGGAGGAGATTTTTGGCAAGCTGAAAAAGAGCAGCACCGGCAACCACCGCACGCCCCACACCGGGCAGGGCGACGAGCAAAGCACCGACCTGCGCGAATTCCGCTTCGGCGACTCGCTCGAGCAGATTCAGATGTCGGAATCCATCCGCAATGCCCAGCTCAACCACGGCATGGACGGCGACGATTTCATGCTGACCGAAGGCGACCTGGAAGTGCGCGAAAACGAGCACAAGTCCCAGACCAGCACCGTGCTGATGATTGACATCTCGCACTCCATGATTCTTTACGGCGAAGACCGCATCACCCCAGCCAAGAAAGTGGCCATGGCCCTGGCCGAGCTCGTGAAGCAGAAGTACCCCAAGGACTTCCTCGACGTCATCGTGTTCGGCAACGACGCTTGGCAGATTGAGGTGAAGGACTTGCCCTACTTGCAAGTGGGGCCCTACCACACCAACACCGTCGCCGGCCTGGAGCTGGCCATGGACCTGCTCCGCAAGCGCAAGACGCCCAACAAGCAGATTTTCATGATTACCGACGGCAAGCCCACTTGCCTGAAGGAAGGCAACGGCTACTACAAAAACTCCTTCGGCCTCGACCGCAAGGTGGTAAACAAGACCCTGAACATCGCTGCCGCCGCCCGCCGCGTTAAGATTCCCATCACCACGTTCATGATTACCTCCGACCCGTATTTGCAGAAATTTGTGGAAGAATTCACCGAGGTGAACCAGGGCAAAGCTTACTATTCCGGCTTGCAGGGCCTAGGCCACCTGGTGTTTGAGGACTACAAAAAGAACCGCCGCAAGACACTGTAA